The proteins below come from a single Methanobacterium petrolearium genomic window:
- a CDS encoding calcium-transporting P-type ATPase, PMR1-type, with the protein MNWKKLSVDETLKKLNTNFKGLNSSEAQKRLAEHGKNELIEEKKAGPIQIFLGQFMDILILILIIAAVAAYYVGDTLDAIVILIVVVINAVVGFIQEYRAEKAMEKLKGLISLEAVVIRDGHEQKVPAEELTLGDIVLLEEGDNVPADLRIIKSYDLLIDESAMTGESLPVEKHPNILSSDDHGTENMAFMETDVASGRGKGVVVKIGMGTEIGKIAEMIQEGEEETPLQRKIAGLGKTLGLLAVLVCSVVFALEYLQGTPLVDTFMTAVSLAVAAVPEGLPAILTLTLALGMQRMAKSNAIVRKLLAVETLGSCNVICTDKTGTLTLNQMTVRDTRANDTEMVYKISALCNNATQSDGKILGDPTDAALLLYANSNGYNRKELEEKYHRLLEIPLDSTRKRMTTVNQIDGERYLLIKGAPEVLLKKCSKIEKKDGICSIKPEDTDAAIKNLKEMTGNALRVLGFAYRKLGPEEDLEDKEALEKDLIFVGLVGMMDPPREEAKNAIATAKKAGIRVVMITGDHKDTAVAIAQEIDLVEGDIVALTGSDLDALSDQEFENMVDDVSVYARVFPEQKVRIVETLKKKGNVASMTGDGVNDAPALKKAAIGVAMGSGTDVAKESADMLLQDDNFATIVKAVREGRTIFDNIRRFVRFQLSTNIGAIVTITSASIMGLPVPFNPIQILWINIIMDGPPAQSLGVEPPEKGVMERPPIKEDIIPRRNILKIVIAGVVMSLGTLALYYYMLSAGADLTKAMTMAFTVFVMYQIFNVFNCRSDGGFSNKFFFIAVGASFLLQLGVIYLPFLQGIFRTTSLGGMEWVLILLVASTIFFTNWLAERLIK; encoded by the coding sequence ATGAATTGGAAGAAATTAAGTGTAGATGAAACTTTAAAAAAACTTAATACTAATTTTAAAGGTTTAAACAGTTCCGAAGCGCAAAAACGCCTCGCAGAACATGGTAAAAACGAATTAATTGAGGAAAAAAAGGCAGGACCAATTCAGATATTTTTAGGCCAGTTCATGGATATTCTTATCCTCATCCTGATCATAGCAGCTGTTGCCGCTTATTATGTGGGGGACACCCTGGACGCGATTGTCATACTGATTGTGGTAGTTATAAATGCTGTTGTTGGATTCATCCAGGAGTACCGTGCTGAAAAGGCAATGGAGAAACTGAAAGGCCTTATATCTCTTGAGGCAGTGGTTATTCGTGATGGTCATGAGCAGAAAGTACCAGCAGAAGAACTCACCCTGGGAGATATTGTACTTTTAGAGGAAGGAGACAATGTACCTGCTGATCTCAGGATAATTAAAAGTTATGACCTTCTCATAGATGAATCTGCCATGACAGGCGAATCTTTACCTGTTGAAAAACATCCTAACATCCTATCCTCTGATGATCATGGCACAGAAAACATGGCATTTATGGAAACCGATGTTGCATCTGGCAGAGGAAAAGGAGTGGTTGTAAAAATTGGTATGGGCACTGAAATTGGTAAAATTGCCGAGATGATCCAGGAAGGAGAAGAAGAAACACCCCTGCAGCGAAAAATAGCGGGTCTCGGGAAAACCCTGGGTTTACTGGCTGTTTTAGTATGTTCCGTTGTATTTGCACTTGAATATCTTCAGGGAACACCCCTGGTGGATACTTTCATGACCGCAGTTTCCCTGGCTGTGGCCGCAGTTCCTGAAGGACTACCTGCCATTTTAACACTTACACTGGCCCTGGGAATGCAAAGAATGGCCAAAAGTAATGCCATAGTTCGTAAACTCCTTGCAGTAGAGACTCTCGGTTCATGTAATGTTATATGTACAGATAAAACAGGAACACTCACTTTAAATCAGATGACTGTCCGTGATACGCGTGCAAACGATACAGAAATGGTTTACAAAATATCTGCACTGTGTAATAATGCCACCCAATCTGATGGAAAGATTTTAGGAGATCCAACTGACGCAGCACTACTCCTATATGCCAATAGTAATGGTTACAACCGGAAGGAATTGGAGGAAAAATATCACAGATTACTGGAGATACCTTTAGACAGCACAAGAAAGAGGATGACCACTGTCAATCAAATTGATGGAGAACGATATCTCCTGATAAAAGGAGCTCCTGAGGTTCTTTTGAAAAAATGTTCCAAAATCGAGAAAAAGGATGGAATTTGTTCCATCAAACCTGAAGATACGGATGCAGCCATAAAAAACTTAAAAGAAATGACTGGAAATGCCCTTCGTGTTTTGGGATTTGCTTACCGTAAATTAGGCCCTGAAGAAGACTTAGAAGATAAAGAAGCTCTGGAAAAGGATTTGATCTTCGTTGGTCTGGTGGGCATGATGGATCCACCACGAGAAGAAGCTAAAAATGCCATAGCAACTGCTAAAAAGGCAGGTATAAGGGTGGTGATGATCACTGGAGACCACAAAGACACTGCTGTAGCAATTGCCCAAGAAATCGATCTTGTTGAGGGGGATATAGTTGCCCTCACAGGTTCAGATCTGGATGCACTCAGTGACCAGGAATTCGAAAACATGGTGGATGATGTTAGTGTTTACGCCAGAGTTTTCCCAGAACAGAAGGTGCGCATTGTAGAAACCCTTAAAAAGAAAGGTAATGTTGCATCAATGACTGGAGATGGAGTAAATGACGCTCCTGCACTAAAAAAAGCAGCGATTGGTGTGGCCATGGGTAGTGGAACTGATGTGGCCAAGGAATCTGCTGACATGTTACTTCAGGATGACAATTTTGCCACAATAGTTAAGGCAGTGCGTGAAGGACGTACCATTTTTGACAACATACGCAGATTTGTCCGGTTCCAGCTTTCCACCAACATTGGAGCCATAGTAACCATAACGTCTGCATCAATAATGGGTTTGCCAGTTCCCTTCAATCCTATACAGATTTTATGGATAAACATCATAATGGATGGACCGCCTGCCCAATCACTGGGAGTGGAACCACCAGAAAAAGGGGTCATGGAACGCCCACCCATCAAAGAAGATATCATCCCCCGAAGAAACATTTTAAAGATCGTCATTGCAGGAGTGGTTATGAGTTTAGGAACCCTGGCACTTTACTATTACATGTTAAGTGCGGGTGCAGATTTAACCAAAGCCATGACCATGGCATTCACAGTCTTTGTAATGTACCAGATATTCAACGTGTTCAACTGCCGTTCTGATGGAGGATTTTCCAATAAATTCTTCTTTATAGCGGTAGGAGCTTCATTCCTACTTCAGTTAGGTGTTATATATTTACCGTTCTTGCAGGGGATCTTCAGAACCACATCCCTGGGTGGAATGGAATGGGTTTTAATACTGTTGGTTGCAAGTACAATATTTTTCACTAACTGGTTGGCAGAGAGACTCATCAAATGA
- a CDS encoding UPF0146 family protein, with translation MWNDFADYIIKHYSRSSLIVEVGAGHFQQVVCNLKKHLKVDIIMTDIKPYHDQIILDDIRQPNLKIYENAQLIYSIRPPEELHPHLENLSDITGADLIIKPLSTDSINTRGKMNLINYKKAVFYKSSNK, from the coding sequence ATGTGGAATGATTTTGCTGATTATATTATCAAACATTATTCCCGCTCTTCCCTTATTGTGGAAGTGGGAGCCGGACATTTTCAACAAGTTGTGTGTAACCTGAAGAAACATCTTAAGGTGGATATCATCATGACGGATATTAAACCTTATCATGACCAGATTATCTTAGATGATATTAGGCAACCTAACTTAAAAATATATGAGAATGCCCAACTCATCTATTCCATAAGGCCACCTGAAGAATTACATCCCCACTTGGAGAATCTTTCTGATATTACCGGGGCTGATCTAATAATAAAACCACTTTCAACAGATTCCATTAATACTAGGGGGAAAATGAACCTGATTAATTATAAAAAAGCAGTTTTCTACAAAAGCAGTAACAAATAA
- the carB gene encoding carbamoyl-phosphate synthase large subunit, which translates to MPRDKDINKVLIIGSGPIQIGQAAEFDYSGSQACKSLQEEGIETVLVNSNPATIQTDMDMADEVYVEPLTPEIVAKIIQKEKPDAILPTMGGQTGLNVATGLEEIGALEGLKVIGSSVQTIKNVEDRDLFDHFMKKLNEPVPKAKAVSSLEEAFEAVEKIGYPVIVRPAFTLGGTGGGVAHNRKELEQVATRGLDMSYINQVLIDQSVMGWKEFEYEVMRDKNDTCIIVCNMENMDPMGIHTGESIVVAPSQTLSDVDNQRLRNASIKIIRALEIQGGCNIQFAVHPVTGEYKVIEVNPRVSRSSALASKATGYPIAKISAKIAVGKTLDEIQNDITKETPASFEPSLDYIVTKIPRWPFDKFKGISREIGVQMKSTGEVMAIGRTLEESLHKAIRSLDVGSFGFETVEFDEEKLKNATDQRLFQVYSALKSGITVEEIHEITQIDLFFLYKIKNVVEWEQQITPKNILKPDIMHQTKKMGFSDGKIAEITGLDEKTIRNFRQKEGIIPTYKMVDTCAAEFEAKTPYYYGCYEEKDEVAVSEEKKVIIIGAGPIRIGQGIEFDYCCVHAAMALKEDGIETIIVNNNPETVSTDYDISSKLYFEPLTLEDVMGIINKEKPYGVVVQFGGQTSINLAVPLAREGVRILGTPYESIDRVEDRERFTKVLNKLEIPQADYGIAYSYEEAHKAAERIGFPVLVRPSYVLGGRAMEIVYDNNELREYMEEAVRISPEHPILVDKFLEDAIEIDVDALSDGEEVFIGGIMEHIEEAGVHSGDSACVIPPQSISDKVLRTIKDYTVKLALELDVVGLMNIQYAVKMDENDKPKVYILEANPRASRTVPFVSKAVGVPLAKIAAELMMGKKLRDFGLEDEVKIRHVAVKESIFPFIKLPEADSVLGPEMKSTGESMGIDTNFGVSYYKAQLSAGMELPPSGTIFISVRDADKNKITDIVKKAEELGFNLIATRGTARAVGDQVKIDIIRKVSQGSPNIRDAIRDDKVAMIINTPSGKQSADDGYYIRRMAVELGIPYVTTLAGAKAALNAIENVEEGKIGVKSLKEYHETV; encoded by the coding sequence ATGCCACGGGACAAAGACATTAACAAAGTACTCATTATTGGTTCAGGACCTATTCAGATCGGTCAGGCTGCTGAATTCGATTATTCTGGTTCTCAAGCCTGCAAATCACTCCAAGAAGAGGGTATAGAAACTGTGCTGGTGAACAGTAACCCTGCCACCATCCAGACTGACATGGATATGGCTGATGAGGTTTATGTGGAACCATTAACCCCTGAAATTGTGGCCAAAATTATCCAAAAGGAAAAACCTGATGCCATTCTCCCTACTATGGGAGGACAGACTGGCTTAAATGTTGCTACTGGCCTGGAGGAAATTGGTGCCCTTGAAGGTTTGAAGGTCATTGGATCATCAGTTCAAACCATCAAAAACGTGGAAGATCGGGACCTTTTTGATCACTTCATGAAAAAACTTAATGAGCCGGTTCCCAAAGCTAAAGCTGTATCATCATTGGAAGAAGCATTTGAAGCTGTAGAAAAAATAGGATACCCTGTTATTGTCAGACCGGCATTTACCCTGGGTGGAACCGGGGGAGGAGTAGCTCATAATCGCAAGGAACTGGAACAAGTTGCCACCAGAGGATTAGATATGAGCTATATCAACCAGGTGCTCATTGACCAGTCTGTGATGGGCTGGAAAGAATTCGAGTACGAAGTGATGCGGGATAAAAACGACACCTGCATCATTGTGTGTAACATGGAGAATATGGATCCCATGGGAATTCACACTGGAGAAAGTATTGTAGTTGCCCCTTCCCAGACCTTATCTGACGTGGATAATCAACGTCTTAGAAACGCTTCCATCAAAATTATCCGTGCCCTGGAGATCCAGGGTGGTTGTAACATTCAATTTGCTGTTCATCCTGTAACTGGCGAATATAAAGTTATTGAAGTTAACCCTCGGGTGAGCAGAAGCAGTGCTCTGGCTTCCAAGGCCACTGGGTATCCCATTGCTAAGATTTCTGCCAAGATCGCTGTGGGAAAAACCCTGGATGAAATTCAAAATGATATCACCAAGGAAACTCCAGCATCATTCGAGCCCAGCCTGGATTACATAGTCACCAAAATACCCCGCTGGCCATTCGACAAATTTAAAGGCATAAGCAGGGAGATAGGGGTGCAGATGAAATCCACAGGAGAGGTTATGGCCATTGGCAGAACCCTGGAGGAGTCTTTGCACAAAGCCATTCGTAGCCTGGATGTGGGAAGCTTTGGATTTGAAACTGTGGAATTTGATGAAGAAAAACTTAAAAATGCCACTGACCAACGCCTTTTCCAAGTTTACAGTGCCCTGAAATCAGGAATAACTGTTGAAGAAATACATGAAATTACTCAGATTGATCTATTTTTCCTCTACAAAATAAAGAATGTAGTAGAATGGGAACAGCAAATCACTCCCAAAAATATCCTAAAACCGGATATAATGCACCAAACTAAGAAAATGGGCTTTTCAGATGGCAAAATAGCAGAAATAACTGGTTTAGACGAGAAAACCATACGAAACTTCCGGCAAAAAGAAGGCATAATCCCTACTTATAAAATGGTTGATACTTGTGCTGCGGAGTTTGAAGCCAAAACACCCTATTACTATGGTTGTTATGAAGAAAAAGATGAAGTAGCCGTATCTGAAGAAAAAAAGGTTATAATAATTGGAGCTGGACCTATTAGAATAGGTCAAGGGATTGAATTTGATTATTGCTGTGTTCACGCAGCTATGGCCCTTAAAGAAGATGGCATTGAAACTATTATCGTTAACAATAATCCTGAAACAGTCAGTACTGATTATGACATCTCCAGCAAGCTTTACTTCGAACCATTGACCTTGGAAGATGTGATGGGTATAATTAACAAGGAAAAACCCTACGGAGTGGTGGTACAGTTCGGAGGTCAGACCTCCATCAACCTTGCAGTTCCCCTGGCCCGTGAAGGAGTTCGTATATTGGGAACACCTTATGAGAGTATAGACCGGGTTGAAGACCGGGAAAGGTTCACTAAAGTTCTTAATAAATTAGAAATCCCCCAGGCTGATTATGGAATTGCCTATTCATATGAAGAAGCGCACAAAGCAGCTGAACGTATCGGGTTCCCGGTTTTGGTGCGGCCCTCCTATGTACTTGGTGGTCGGGCCATGGAGATAGTTTATGATAATAATGAATTACGGGAATACATGGAGGAAGCAGTACGCATATCCCCAGAACATCCAATACTGGTGGATAAATTCTTGGAAGATGCCATTGAAATAGATGTAGATGCGCTTTCCGATGGTGAGGAAGTTTTCATCGGCGGAATCATGGAACACATCGAAGAAGCCGGGGTGCACTCTGGAGATTCTGCTTGTGTTATACCCCCACAGAGCATTTCTGATAAAGTTTTAAGAACCATTAAAGATTACACTGTCAAGTTAGCCCTTGAATTGGACGTAGTAGGGTTAATGAACATCCAGTACGCAGTTAAAATGGACGAAAATGATAAACCGAAAGTTTACATATTGGAAGCTAATCCCCGTGCCAGTCGAACTGTTCCCTTTGTTAGCAAAGCTGTGGGCGTTCCTCTGGCTAAGATAGCTGCTGAATTAATGATGGGTAAAAAACTAAGAGATTTTGGACTGGAAGATGAGGTCAAGATCAGACATGTGGCTGTGAAAGAATCTATTTTCCCATTTATAAAACTTCCAGAAGCTGATTCTGTTCTGGGACCTGAGATGAAGTCAACTGGGGAAAGTATGGGGATCGATACAAACTTCGGAGTATCGTACTATAAAGCCCAGTTATCTGCAGGTATGGAACTTCCCCCCAGTGGGACTATTTTCATCAGTGTCCGTGATGCCGATAAAAACAAAATCACTGACATTGTGAAAAAAGCAGAAGAACTTGGTTTTAACTTAATAGCCACCAGAGGAACTGCCCGGGCAGTTGGAGATCAGGTAAAAATTGATATCATACGTAAGGTCAGTCAGGGTTCACCCAATATTCGCGATGCCATCAGGGATGATAAGGTGGCCATGATTATCAACACTCCCTCAGGTAAGCAGTCCGCTGATGATGGATATTACATTCGACGAATGGCTGTTGAACTGGGCATACCCTACGTAACCACGCTTGCAGGTGCAAAGGCAGCATTAAATGCTATTGAAAATGTAGAAGAAGGTAAAATTGGCGTTAAATCTCTCAAAGAGTACCACGAAACTGTTTAA
- the rimI gene encoding ribosomal protein S18-alanine N-acetyltransferase, protein MIIREFKRPDLKKVLEIELKSFDDPYPPHVLVDIYNLGAGFLVAQQDNMVVGYIIFWIRFEDEGHIISIAVDKKYHRKKIGTQLVETTLEIFKKYNVRHIRLEVRKGNKNARKFYQNLGFIEKTPLVNYYEDGEDAVVMEKFLKEVEESSNLENVSEKETKTEKSDS, encoded by the coding sequence ATGATAATAAGAGAATTCAAACGTCCAGACTTAAAAAAAGTTCTGGAAATTGAATTAAAATCCTTTGATGACCCCTACCCTCCCCATGTTTTAGTTGACATTTACAACTTAGGGGCAGGATTTCTAGTGGCACAGCAAGATAATATGGTGGTAGGATATATTATATTTTGGATCAGATTTGAGGATGAGGGCCATATCATATCCATAGCTGTTGACAAAAAATATCACAGAAAGAAGATCGGAACCCAATTGGTGGAAACCACTCTTGAAATATTTAAAAAATATAATGTTAGACACATACGGCTGGAAGTAAGGAAAGGAAACAAAAACGCCCGTAAATTCTACCAAAATTTAGGTTTTATTGAGAAAACTCCATTAGTGAATTACTATGAAGATGGGGAAGATGCCGTAGTCATGGAAAAGTTCCTAAAAGAAGTTGAAGAATCTTCAAACCTTGAAAACGTTTCTGAAAAGGAAACAAAAACTGAAAAATCAGATTCATGA
- the cobK gene encoding precorrin-6A reductase gives MNIMVMAGTSDARKIIKTLSNRKEINILATATTSHGADLARSSGADNVREGRFDSEALAGIIKENDVELLIDATHPFASEATRNAIRASDTASVKYIRFERPPTELPNSEFVYQCSSFEDAAFKILQILKQTHNNSDKNGKIFHLAGVNTLHYLTQKIPGEMIVARILPSVYSVKKCLKLGIPHKNIVAMEGTFSQEFNSILMEEYQIGVVLTKESGQSGGTFSKIQAAIDLDISVVVVMRPEIVELQGKLSFDDVKSLCDEVLVE, from the coding sequence ATGAATATAATGGTAATGGCAGGGACCAGTGATGCCAGAAAGATCATCAAAACACTTTCAAACAGAAAAGAAATCAATATTCTGGCCACTGCCACCACCAGCCATGGGGCAGATTTAGCCAGATCTTCAGGCGCAGATAATGTTCGGGAAGGACGTTTTGATTCAGAGGCATTGGCTGGGATAATTAAAGAAAATGATGTTGAACTTTTAATAGATGCTACCCATCCCTTTGCTTCCGAAGCTACCCGAAATGCCATTCGTGCTTCCGATACTGCGAGTGTGAAGTACATAAGATTTGAAAGACCCCCAACCGAACTTCCAAATAGTGAATTTGTCTACCAATGTTCTTCTTTTGAAGATGCAGCTTTTAAGATTCTTCAAATTCTAAAGCAAACTCATAATAATTCTGATAAAAACGGGAAAATTTTTCATCTGGCTGGAGTGAACACTCTCCATTATCTCACTCAGAAAATTCCAGGAGAAATGATTGTAGCCAGAATCCTCCCTTCTGTTTATTCTGTCAAAAAATGTCTAAAACTTGGCATTCCCCATAAAAACATTGTTGCCATGGAAGGAACTTTTTCTCAGGAATTTAATAGTATTTTAATGGAAGAATACCAGATCGGTGTGGTTTTAACCAAAGAAAGTGGGCAAAGTGGAGGTACTTTTTCAAAAATTCAGGCGGCTATTGATTTAGATATATCCGTGGTAGTTGTAATGCGACCTGAAATTGTTGAACTTCAGGGAAAACTAAGCTTTGATGATGTTAAGTCCCTGTGTGATGAAGTTCTAGTGGAATAA
- the carA gene encoding glutamine-hydrolyzing carbamoyl-phosphate synthase small subunit codes for MQKEAKLALEDGTILKGEGFGHSTIKTGEVVFATGMTGYVESLTDPSYKGQILMSTYPLQGNYGVSEDWFQSDGIKAEGFIVREQNPHPSHSLSEKNLSSFLEEYQVPGISKIDTRSLTLKIRKYGTMKGALATSQIEDEELLALAKNQPGIEEVDLVNKVSVTEPQIMGEEYKDRAVILDCGIKNNSINALLKRKVGVVLVPYKTPAQEILDFEPGALLVSSGPGDPTRVKDAIKTVRNLSERLPIFGICLGQQIISLAFGAKIYKMKFGHRGINQPVKDLETGKVSITSQNHGFTIDPESCKDLPIEVTQINLNDGSVEGIKHQELPISSVQYHPEAGPGPHDSDYYFDNFVENLKKY; via the coding sequence ATGCAAAAAGAGGCTAAATTAGCTTTAGAGGATGGTACCATCCTCAAAGGAGAAGGATTCGGACATTCCACAATAAAAACAGGAGAAGTGGTATTTGCCACTGGAATGACCGGTTATGTGGAGTCCCTTACAGACCCCTCTTATAAAGGCCAAATTTTAATGTCTACCTACCCACTACAAGGCAACTATGGTGTATCAGAAGATTGGTTTCAATCTGATGGGATAAAGGCTGAAGGGTTTATAGTAAGAGAACAAAATCCCCATCCATCCCACAGTCTCTCAGAAAAGAATCTTTCGAGTTTTCTAGAAGAATACCAGGTCCCTGGGATCAGTAAAATTGACACCCGTTCTTTAACTCTTAAAATAAGAAAGTATGGGACTATGAAGGGTGCTCTTGCAACTTCCCAAATAGAAGATGAAGAATTACTGGCTCTGGCCAAAAATCAGCCAGGTATAGAAGAAGTAGACCTGGTTAATAAAGTATCAGTTACTGAACCCCAGATCATGGGGGAAGAATACAAAGATAGAGCTGTTATTCTGGATTGTGGTATAAAAAATAACAGTATAAATGCTCTTTTGAAAAGGAAAGTTGGTGTGGTTCTTGTACCATACAAAACTCCTGCACAAGAAATTCTTGACTTTGAACCAGGGGCTCTTTTAGTTTCAAGTGGTCCAGGAGATCCCACCCGTGTTAAGGATGCCATCAAAACCGTGCGGAATCTTTCTGAAAGACTCCCTATTTTTGGCATTTGTTTAGGGCAACAGATCATTTCCCTGGCCTTTGGTGCCAAAATATACAAAATGAAATTCGGACATAGAGGGATAAATCAGCCAGTGAAAGATCTAGAAACAGGAAAAGTTTCCATAACTTCTCAAAATCATGGTTTCACCATTGACCCTGAATCCTGTAAGGATCTACCCATAGAAGTGACCCAGATCAACCTTAACGATGGTTCAGTAGAGGGAATCAAACACCAGGAACTCCCCATATCCAGTGTACAGTACCATCCTGAAGCAGGACCAGGACCCCACGACAGTGATTATTACTTTGATAACTTCGTAGAAAACCTTAAAAAATATTGA
- a CDS encoding ABC transporter ATP-binding protein produces the protein MNTDKNNIEAKQKGMMTNLMRLLGYLTRYKVRFTLMIIIMIGYSVMLAIIPTISGIIMNILSGSSGSLTEFQNIIVVLVVAVILFWIFGNVSQRILAGVAQKALYNLRTEIFSKIHRSSLNFFDKRPIGELMSNVTNDLDVVDQFLSVSFMTVMQAFITVAIASIFMVFINPYFTILTYITILGMLAVSGFLSRIAGQAFVLLQEQMAELNGYAEERMSGQKTVVASNQQWPFIQKFDKMSKKVDETGERAQLSSMTNTAVAVVFQNLQNIIIFVVGGYLVLQQQATFGDLVAFIGFSSILMAPLTQIFAFYNQIISAAVGAGRVFHIMDEKTELPDKKDAPSMPPVEGHVEFVDVDFSYVPGHKILKNNSFNANPGQMIGLCGPTGAGKSTIMNILTRYYDLDSGEIRVDDHRVDEVQQDTLRIQIAQVLQEPFLFTDTIMNNLKYAREGATDEDCIHAAKQANAHDFIMRQPHGYDTMLRGGGADLSQGQRQMLTIARAMVADPHMLILDEATSNVDTRTEKLIQEGLLKLQEGKTSFIIAHRLSTIQNSDQILVINDGKIIERGTHHELLDMKGFYYDLYMSQFRGKVNAVLAGK, from the coding sequence ATGAACACTGATAAAAATAACATTGAAGCGAAACAGAAAGGTATGATGACCAATTTAATGAGACTATTAGGTTATCTCACTCGATACAAGGTTCGTTTCACATTGATGATAATCATCATGATTGGGTATTCTGTCATGCTGGCTATCATCCCCACCATCTCTGGTATAATAATGAACATTCTTTCGGGAAGTTCAGGGTCTTTAACAGAATTCCAAAATATTATCGTTGTTTTAGTTGTCGCTGTAATATTGTTCTGGATTTTTGGAAACGTGTCTCAGAGGATATTGGCTGGTGTAGCTCAGAAGGCACTTTACAATTTAAGGACAGAAATTTTCAGTAAAATACATAGATCTTCCCTTAATTTTTTCGATAAAAGACCTATAGGGGAGTTAATGAGCAATGTAACCAATGATTTAGATGTGGTAGACCAGTTCCTCAGTGTAAGTTTCATGACTGTGATGCAGGCTTTCATTACCGTGGCCATCGCCTCCATCTTCATGGTATTTATTAATCCTTATTTTACCATCCTAACCTACATAACTATCCTGGGTATGTTGGCTGTTTCAGGGTTTCTATCCCGGATAGCTGGACAGGCGTTTGTACTTCTACAGGAGCAAATGGCTGAACTTAATGGATATGCCGAGGAAAGGATGTCCGGCCAAAAAACAGTGGTGGCATCCAATCAACAATGGCCGTTCATACAAAAATTTGATAAGATGAGTAAAAAGGTTGATGAAACTGGTGAAAGAGCACAACTTTCTTCCATGACTAATACTGCAGTTGCCGTAGTTTTCCAGAACCTACAGAACATAATAATATTTGTGGTGGGTGGATATCTGGTGCTTCAGCAGCAGGCTACCTTTGGGGATTTAGTAGCCTTCATCGGTTTCAGTTCAATATTGATGGCACCTCTAACTCAAATATTCGCATTTTACAACCAGATTATATCAGCAGCAGTGGGTGCTGGTAGGGTATTCCATATAATGGATGAAAAAACAGAATTACCCGATAAAAAAGACGCCCCATCAATGCCCCCAGTAGAAGGCCATGTAGAATTCGTTGACGTTGATTTCAGTTACGTTCCTGGACATAAGATACTTAAAAATAATAGTTTCAATGCCAACCCTGGACAAATGATAGGTCTCTGCGGACCCACCGGGGCAGGAAAGAGCACCATCATGAATATACTCACCCGTTATTACGACTTGGACTCCGGGGAAATCAGGGTAGATGATCACCGCGTCGATGAAGTACAACAGGACACCCTACGTATCCAGATAGCACAAGTACTCCAGGAACCATTCCTCTTCACTGACACCATCATGAACAACCTTAAATACGCCAGAGAAGGAGCCACTGATGAGGACTGTATCCACGCAGCAAAGCAGGCCAATGCCCATGACTTTATAATGAGACAACCCCATGGATACGATACCATGTTAAGGGGTGGTGGAGCCGACCTAAGCCAGGGTCAGAGACAGATGCTCACTATCGCCCGAGCAATGGTGGCCGACCCCCACATGCTCATTTTAGATGAAGCCACAAGTAACGTAGACACCCGGACCGAGAAACTGATCCAAGAAGGCCTACTCAAACTGCAGGAAGGCAAAACATCATTCATAATAGCCCACCGATTATCAACCATACAAAACTCGGACCAGATACTGGTTATTAATGATGGGAAAATAATAGAAAGGGGCACTCACCATGAACTACTGGATATGAAGGGGTTTTACTACGACCTCTACATGAGCCAGTTCCGAGGTAAAGTCAATGCTGTGTTGGCGGGAAAATAG